The sequence TTCGGCAGGAACGGCAGCTTCAAGGTCGTCGAGGGGGGTCGCAAGGCCTGCGACAACGTCAAGAAGGGCCAGGTCACCGAGCAGAGTCCGAAGCCCGGCGGAGAGCTCGCCAAGGACGACACCATCAAGGTCACGCTGTGCACGGGCCAGGAGAAGATCACGGTGCCCAGCGTCACGGGCCTGACCGAGGACCAGGCGCGAAACGACCTCAAGGAAAAGGGCTTCACCGACGTCAACAGCGAGCCCCAGGTCTCCGACCGGCCCGCCGGCACCGTGGTGGAGCAGGATCCGAAGCCGAACTCGCAGCGGACCAAGGACGCCAAGATCACGCTGTCCATCGCCACGCCGAGCCCGAAGAAGCAGGTCCCTGACGTCAAGGGCCAGGACTTCGCCGCGGCCCAGAAGCAGCTGAAGGACCTGGGCTTCGAGGTCACCAAGAACGAGACGGACGTCACCGACCCCAACCAGGTCGGCAAGGTGATCGACCAGAGCCCGGCGGGCAACACCGAGGCCAAGGTGAACTCCACCGTGACCCTCACGGTCGGCAAGGCGGGCGCTCAGACACCGGTTCCGGGTGTGATCGGTCAGCCCCTGAAGGATGCGAAGAAGGCGCTCCAGCAGGCCGGCTTCACCAACATCCAGCTCGCCGGCGGCAGTCCGCAGGACGACAACGCCCGTGTCGCCACCCAGGACCCGCAGCCCAACACCCCGTCCGATCCCAAGACCACCACCGTGACGCTGACCACCATCGGCGGTGGCGGCAACGGCAACGGTGGCAATGACGGCGGTGGCGGCATCTTCGGCGGAGCGTTCGGAGGCAACCACTAGCGGTCCCTGCGACGAGAAGCACGGAGCCCCGGCACCTGGGAAGGGTGCCGGGGCTTCTGCGTTGTCCGTGTCTCGGGTGTGCGTGCCTCGGGGTGCGTTCCTCGGGGCGCCTGGGGCCTGTCCTGTCCCGTCCCGTCCGGCTAGCGGAGTTCCTTCGGGGGTGTGCGGTCCGCGTCGACCTTCTCGGTGCGTTCCAGCTCGCCCCAGACGATGAAGCGGTAGTTCGAGGTGTAGACCGGGGTGCAGGTCGTGAGGGTGATGAAGCGCCCCGCCTTGTGCTTGCCGGATTCCTTCGGGATGTCGTCGAGGACGTCCACGTTGTACTTCGAGGTCTCGGGCAGCGTCGCGAACACCTTGTAGACGTACCAGGTGTCCTTCGTCTCGAAGACGATCGGGTCGCCGTCCTTGAGTTTGTCGATGTTGTGGAACTTCGCGCCGTGGCCGTCACGGTGCGCGGCGAGGGTGAAGTTGCCCTTCTTGTCCTCCGGCAGCTCCGACTTGACCGGCTTGGTGTAGTAACCGGCCACGCCCTCGTTGAGGATCTCGGAGTCGGTGCCCTTCTTGACCAGGACCTCGCCGTTGTCCATCGCCGGTACGTGCAGAAAGCCGATGCCGTCCTTGGTGTCCAGCTTCCCCGGGCCCTTGGGGCCGCTGCTCGCCCAGTGCTGGCGGACCTGGTCGCCCTGCTGGTGCGCGGCACGGTCGGCGAGGACGTTGGTCCACCACAGCGAGTAGGCGACGAACAGGCCCAGGATCACCCCGGCCGTGATCAGCAGCTCACCGATAAGGCTGATGACGGCGGCGATGGCCCTGCGCACCCGGCGCGGCTCGGGCGGCGGCGCGGACCGGTCGCATTCCTCGTCGGTTCCGGTTGCAGTCACCGCGCAGCACCCCTCTTATGTTCACTCAGCCGGCGAGCGCATCCGGTTTGCCCTTGCTCCGCGGCCGCTCGTCGACCATCTTGCCCCAGACGATCATCCGATAGGTACTGGTGAACTCCGGGGTACAGGTCGTCAGGGTGATGTAGCGGCCGGGTCCGGTGAATCCCGACCCGGGCGGCACGGGGCCGATCACGCTGGTGTTGCTCGGAGACGTCTGCGGGAGGATGCTCACCATCTCGTAGGTGTAGTACGAGCTCTTCGTCTCGACGATGATCTTGTCGCCCTTGGTGAGCCTGTTGACGTAGCGGAACGGCTCGCCGTGTGTGTTGCGATGCGCCGCCACCGCGAAGTTGCCCTTCTTGTCCCAGGGCATCGCCGTCTTGGTCCCGCTGTTCTTGTCGTAGTGGCCGATCATGCCGTGGTCCAGCACACGGTGCTTGTCGATGCCCTCGGCTATCGGCGCCTTCACATCGAGCTTCGGGATGTACATGATCCCGAAGCGCTCACCGTCCGCGAGGTTCTTCTTCTCGCCGCCGCCCTTGTCCCACTCGTGCTGCAGGTTGCTGGCGGCGCCGCCCGCCTCCTGCTCGGCCATCACATTGGTCCACCAGAGCTGATAGGTGACGAACAGCAGCATCAGCACGCCGAGGGTGATGAACACTTCGCCCAGCGCGCGGCTGGCGATCAGGCTGGGGCTGTCTTTGGCTGCGCGCGCGGCCTGCCGGGCCTCCAGCCGGGACAGCGGGGCGGGCGCCGCTTCAGAGGCGGTCGCAGCGGCTGTTGTGGCGGCGGCCGTGCCGCTGTGGCGCCCGCGCCGCCCTCCTCGCTTGGCAGCCTCCTGGGCGGCCTTCCGCCGGGCCGCGCGGCCGCCGGACGACGGGGTGGATGCCGAGGTCTCGGTTTCACGTGAAACCGAGGTATCCGTTTCACGTGAAACGGACACGTCGTCGGGCTTCTCCGCCTGACGCAGCGCCATGGTCTCGTTGTCGCCCTGCCATGGTGTGGCGGCGGCAGGCGCGGCCGGTGCGGGGCCCGCGGCAGGCGTGGAGGCGGCGGTCGGCGCGGGGCGCCCGGCCGGTGCGGGGGCGGGCGGTACCGACGCCTCCGGTGCCCCCGGTGACTGCGGTGCCTCCGGTGTGGCATATGGCCGGGATATCGAGTCGGGCGCCGCGGGGCGGGGGGCGTAGCCGGGGCCGGGGCCCTGGCCGTGGGGGGACGTCTCGGCGCCGTACGACTGCCCGTCCGGCCGGGACGGCCTTTCCGGCTCCAGATGCGGGCGGAACCACGGTGAGCCCTGGCTCCCGCCCTCCTGAGCCGCCTTGCCCCGCCGTCGCCCCCGGCCCGGCTGCCCGTACGGAGCGGGCGCGGGCGCGGGCGCCGATGATGCCGCCTGGCCCGGCAGCGGATCGTTCAGCGGGTCGTCCAGCTGCTCCACCGCCGCCTCGAACGCATCGGGGTACCCGTACGGATCCGGTGATCCCTGCGGTTCCTGCGGCCCGTACGACTGCTGCGGCCCGTTGGACCGCTGCGAACCGTCCGGCTCGTAGGGTCTCCCTTCACGCCCGGGGCGCAGGTCGGTCACGCGCCGGCCTTGCCGACCACCGGGGCCAGCCCCGTGGAGCGCGCCACCGCCCCCTTGTCACCGCATTCGACGAGCCAGTTGGCCAGCATCCGGTGCCCCCACTCCGTCAGCACCGATTCGGGGTGGAACTGCACCCCCTCGACCGGCAGTTCACGGTGCCGCAGACCCATCACGATCCGCCCGCCGGGGACGTCCTCGGCCTCCGTCCAGGAGGTGACGACCAGTTCGTCGGGGACCGTGTCCGGTTCGACGGCCAGGGAGTGGTAGCGGGTGGCGGTGAACGGGGAGGGCAGGCCGGCGAACACCCCGGCGCCCTCGTGGAGGACGGGCGAGGTCTTGCCGTGCAGCAGCTCGGGCGCCCGGTCCACCACACCGCCGTACGCGACCGCCATCGACTGCATGCCCAGGCACACACCGAAGACCGGGACACCGGTGTCCGCGCAGTGCCGGACCATGTCGACGCAGACGCCGGCCTGCTCGGGGGTGCCGGGACCGGGCGACAGCAGCACGCCGTCGAAGCCGTCCCGCGCATGGCGCGGCTCGACCTCGTCGTTGCGCAGCACCTCGCATTCGGCACCCAGTTGGTAGAGGTACTGGACGAGGTTGAAGACGAAGCTGTCGTAGTTGTCGACGACGAGAATCCGTGCGGTCATCGGACGGCTGCCATCCCTTGGTCGACAGTGACGTCATTGAAGGGGAGCAGCGGCTCCGCCCACGGAAAGACGTACTGGAAGAGTACGAAGACGACCGCCAGCGCGAGCACCAGGGAAATCAGTGCCTTCACCCAGGTGTTGCCCGGCAGATGCCGCCAGATCCAGCCGTACATGCTGTCGCTGTCCCCTTGCCGATGCCGATGACGATGACGATTGCGACACCAGAGTAAGGGGCGAGGGCGGGCACAGGTGGGTCAGCCGGTCAAAGCCGATGGCCTTCCCTGTGCCACGGGTTGGGTGGAATCGAGGTGTCCCCAGGCGATCAGCCGGTGGCTGTGGCCCCATTCCGGCTCGCAGGTCGTGAGCGTGAGATAGCGGCCGGGGCCGTGGAATCCGGACTTCGGCGGTACGGGGTCGATCACCCCGATGTCGCCGGGCAGCGTCGTATAGGGCCTGCGGTCGATGCGGTAGGTGTACCAGGTCGCGCCGTCGGTCAGGACCACGGCATCGCCGGGGCGCAGCCGCGGGAAGTCCTTGAAAGGGTCGCCGTACGTGCGGCGGTGACCGGCGACGGAGAAGTTGCCGGTCTCCCCGGGGTGCGCGGTGCGGTCGTAGTGGCCCAGGCCGCGCTTGAGGACGTCGGTCGCGGTGCCTTCGAGCACGGGCTTGGCCCAGTCGGCGCCCAGGCGCGGGATGTACATCACGGCGAAGGAGGCGCCCGGTGCGTAGCGGCGGGGCCGCGCGTCGGGGGCGCCTGTCCGGCCGGGGTCCGGCTTCCCGCCGGGAGCCGGTGTGCCGCCGGGTCCGGTGACCGGGTCCGTGGACCACTGCTGCCGGAGCTTGCCGATCTCGCTGTCCATGGCGCTGTCGGCCCGTACCCCGGTCCAGAAGAGGACGTAGACCACGAACAGCACGATCAGCGCGCCGGCGGTGACACAGATTTCGCTGAGCGTCCACACGATCCACCGCACCGCCGTCCGGCCCCGCAGCGTCATCCGGCCCCCGCCCCTCCCGCCGCCCCGCGGCGTGCGGGCTACGGCTTCACAGGCTGTGCGTAGTGCAGATCCACTGTGCCGGAGTAGCCGGGAAGAGTCACCGCCTCGTGCTGGTCGACTTTCCAGCCCAGGCCGTAGGCGTTCACGTACTGGAGGTAGTTCTGGATGGCGGGGGAGGCGGTCAGCGCGTTGGTGAGGGCTTCGCGGTTGCCGACGGCGGTGACCTTGTACGGCGGGGAGTAGACCCGGCCCTGGAGGATCAGGGT is a genomic window of Streptomyces sp. Edi2 containing:
- a CDS encoding class E sortase; translated protein: MTATGTDEECDRSAPPPEPRRVRRAIAAVISLIGELLITAGVILGLFVAYSLWWTNVLADRAAHQQGDQVRQHWASSGPKGPGKLDTKDGIGFLHVPAMDNGEVLVKKGTDSEILNEGVAGYYTKPVKSELPEDKKGNFTLAAHRDGHGAKFHNIDKLKDGDPIVFETKDTWYVYKVFATLPETSKYNVDVLDDIPKESGKHKAGRFITLTTCTPVYTSNYRFIVWGELERTEKVDADRTPPKELR
- a CDS encoding class E sortase, with translation MTDLRPGREGRPYEPDGSQRSNGPQQSYGPQEPQGSPDPYGYPDAFEAAVEQLDDPLNDPLPGQAASSAPAPAPAPYGQPGRGRRRGKAAQEGGSQGSPWFRPHLEPERPSRPDGQSYGAETSPHGQGPGPGYAPRPAAPDSISRPYATPEAPQSPGAPEASVPPAPAPAGRPAPTAASTPAAGPAPAAPAAATPWQGDNETMALRQAEKPDDVSVSRETDTSVSRETETSASTPSSGGRAARRKAAQEAAKRGGRRGRHSGTAAATTAAATASEAAPAPLSRLEARQAARAAKDSPSLIASRALGEVFITLGVLMLLFVTYQLWWTNVMAEQEAGGAASNLQHEWDKGGGEKKNLADGERFGIMYIPKLDVKAPIAEGIDKHRVLDHGMIGHYDKNSGTKTAMPWDKKGNFAVAAHRNTHGEPFRYVNRLTKGDKIIVETKSSYYTYEMVSILPQTSPSNTSVIGPVPPGSGFTGPGRYITLTTCTPEFTSTYRMIVWGKMVDERPRSKGKPDALAG
- a CDS encoding aminodeoxychorismate/anthranilate synthase component II yields the protein MTARILVVDNYDSFVFNLVQYLYQLGAECEVLRNDEVEPRHARDGFDGVLLSPGPGTPEQAGVCVDMVRHCADTGVPVFGVCLGMQSMAVAYGGVVDRAPELLHGKTSPVLHEGAGVFAGLPSPFTATRYHSLAVEPDTVPDELVVTSWTEAEDVPGGRIVMGLRHRELPVEGVQFHPESVLTEWGHRMLANWLVECGDKGAVARSTGLAPVVGKAGA
- a CDS encoding class E sortase codes for the protein MTLRGRTAVRWIVWTLSEICVTAGALIVLFVVYVLFWTGVRADSAMDSEIGKLRQQWSTDPVTGPGGTPAPGGKPDPGRTGAPDARPRRYAPGASFAVMYIPRLGADWAKPVLEGTATDVLKRGLGHYDRTAHPGETGNFSVAGHRRTYGDPFKDFPRLRPGDAVVLTDGATWYTYRIDRRPYTTLPGDIGVIDPVPPKSGFHGPGRYLTLTTCEPEWGHSHRLIAWGHLDSTQPVAQGRPSALTG